A genomic window from Brassica oleracea var. oleracea cultivar TO1000 chromosome C8, BOL, whole genome shotgun sequence includes:
- the LOC106307235 gene encoding photosystem II 22 kDa protein, chloroplastic-like, protein MDQTMLLTSGISANHFLRNKNPLAQPKVHHLFLSGNSPVTLPSRIPSLVPLAIFKPKTKAAPKKVEKVKPKVEDGIFGTSGGIGFTKQNELFVGRVAMIGFAASLLGEALTGKGILAQLNLETGIPIYEAEPLLLFFILFTLLGAIGALGDRGKFVDDPPTGLEKAVIPPGKGVRSALGLKEQGPLFGFTKANELFVGRLAQLGIAFSLIGEIITGKGALAQLNIETGIPIQDIEPLVLLNVAFFFAAAINPGNGKFITDDGEES, encoded by the exons ATGGATCAAACCATGCTGCTAACTTCCGGCATCTCTGCAAACCATTTCTTGAGGAACAAGAACCCTCTGGCTCAGCCCAAAGTTCACCATCTCTTCCTCTCCGGAAACTCTCCGGTTACTCTACCATCTCGAATACCATCGTTGGTTCCTCTCGCTATCTTCAAACCCAAAACCAAAGCTGCTCCCAAAAAG GTTGAGAAAGTGAAGCCAAAGGTTGAAGACGGTATCTTCGGAACGTCTGGTGGGATAGGATTCACGAAGCAGAACGAGCTCTTTGTGGGCCGTGTTGCTATGATCGGTTTCGCT GCATCGTTGCTAGGTGAGGCGTTGACTGGGAAAGGGATATTAGCACAGCTGAATTTGGAGACAGGAATACCGATTTACGAAGCAGAGCCATTGCTTCTCTTCTTCATATTGTTCACTCTGTTGGGTGCCATTGGAGCTCTTGGAGACAGAGGAAAATTCGTCGACGATCCTCCCACCGGACTCGAGAAAGCCGTCATTCCTCCCGGCAAAGGCGTTCGCTCTGCCCTCGGTCTCAAAGAACAAG GTCCTTTGTTTGGGTTCACGAAGGCGAACGAGTTGTTCGTAGGAAGATTGGCACAATTGGGAATAGCATTTTCATTGATAGGAGAGATTATTACAGGGAAAGGAGCACTTGCTCAACTCAACATTGAGACTGGTATTCCAATTCAAGATATCGAACCACTCGTCCTCTTAAACGTTGCTTTCTTCTTCGCTGCTGCCATTAATCCTGGTAATGGAAAGTTCATTACTGATGATGGTGAAGAAAGCTAA
- the LOC106308531 gene encoding uncharacterized protein LOC106308531, with protein sequence MNNGWGFLSDEEKGGMLLTLDTSSSFENLKVMVCEDFGIDINMVNIELGYLPSDLINSIYSPPVIITSDRQVRNFLTYVKNKASTQLCVSTQAPNIAEEGTESPNGEEETMESDDSGDMESDDAADMDSEEDIEVPDSEDDKKCDKEKINEDSVCFSLVDVVKKGQSFSSKTLLKAAFEICAMKHNFDYVVARSDKKVWYIRWSDDDCSWRVRAEGLTGSSYFIIKKYVPDHSCAASNRKGSVRTVSAKTVGTLIMHKYETAKEGPRSNDIIQYIHMVHGVEISYSLAWDAREYAINAVKGIPEKGYEKIPKYLHMMKEANPGSHTFYERDTKGEFRFLFISFGQSVCGFYAAIRKVIVVDGTFLKSKYKGVLLVATTLDGNSSLYPIAFGVVDSENDLAWNCGKGVVGLVAKASKAYRAADFRKVFTAIFAISPEIGNYLIDTDVRRWARCQFPGYRYDIRTTNPVDSINVALRTPREFPVIPLLDNIREMMTRWFFKRRTLSSKHSKPLTIVAEKKIDRRIEKGKTFKVFPVSDHRFLFQGDTFDCSVNLVRRTCSCGKFDLMKIPCRRAIKPGFSVGI encoded by the exons ATGAACAATGGATGGGGATTTCTTTCTGATGAAGAAAAAGGAGGCATGTTACTTACTTTGGACACAAGTTCAAGCTTTGAAAACCTAAAGGTTATGGTGTGTGAAGACTTTGGAATTGATATAAACATGGTCAATATAGAGCTGGGTTATTTACCTTCCGATTTGATCAATAGCATCTACTCACCCCCTGTTATCATCACCAGTGATCGGCAAGTTAGAAATTTTCTTACATATGTAAAGAACAAAGCTTCGACGCAGTTGTGTGTGAGTACTCAAGCCCCTAACATAGCGGAAGAAGGTACTGAGTCTCCTAACGGAGAGGAAGAGACTATGGAGTCTGACGATTCAGGTGATATGGAGTCTGACGATGCAGCTGATATGGATTCAGAAGAAGATATTGAGGTACCTGATAGTGAAGATGACAAAAAGTGTGACAAAGAGAAGATCAATGAAGATAGTGTTTGCTTCTCTTTGGTGGATGTTGTGAAGAAGGGTCAATCTTTTAGTTCCAAAACACTTTTGAAGGCAGCATTCGAAATATGTGCAATGAAACATAATTTCGACTACGTGGTTGCCAGATCGGATAAAAAAGTGTGGTACATTCGTTGGTCAGATGATGATTGCAGCTGGCGTGTTCGTGCAGAGGGATTAACAGGGTCATCATATTTTATCATCAAAAAGTATGTACCTGATCATTCATGTGCTGCATCCAATAGGAAGGGTTCTGTTAGGACAGTTTCAGCAAAAACAGTGGGTACTCTGATTATGCATAAGTATGAAACTGCTAAAGAAGGGCCGAGATCGAATGATATAATCCAGTATATACATATGGTACATGGAGTTGAGATATCCTATTCTTTGGCGTGGGATGCACGTGAATATGCAATCAACGCAGTGAAAGGTATTCCAGAGAAAGGTTATGAAAAAATTCCTAAATACTTGCATATGATGAAGGAAGCTAATCCAGGGTCACACACGTTTTATGAAAGGGATACAAAAGGGGAATTCAGATTCCTCTTCATCTCGTTTGGTCAGAGTGTTTGTGGTTTCTATGCTGCAATTCGAAAAGTTATTGTAGTGGATGGGACGTTTTTGAAGAGCAAATACAAAGGAGTATTACTAGTGGCTACTACATTAGATGGAAACTCGAGTTTATATCCTATTGCCTTTGGGGTTGTCGACTCAGAGAATGACCTCGCGTGGAACTG CGGGAAAGGTGTGGTTGGTTTGGTTGCAAAGGCTTCTAAAGCTTATCGAGCAGCTGATTTTCGTAAGGTGTTCACTGCTATTTTCGCTATTAGTCCTGAAATTGGAAATTATCTCATAGATACCGATGTAAGGAGGTGGGCTCGTTGTCAGTTTCCGGGTTACAGATATGATATTAGGACTACTAACCCTGTGGATTCAATAAATGTTGCTTTGCGTACGCCTAGAGAGTTTCCAGTGATACCTTTGTTGGACAACATTAGGGAAATGATGACTCGATGGTTTTTCAAACGTAGAACTTTAAGTTCTAAGCATTCGAAGCCACTGACCATTGTTGCGGAGAAGAAGATTGACAGAAGGATTGAGAAGGGTAAAACGTTTAAGGTCTTTCCAGTTAGCGATCATAGGTTTTTATTTCAAGGTGACACTTTCGACTGCTCGGTTAACTTGGTCAGACGCACGTGTTCTTGTGGAAAATTTGATCTGATGAAAATCCCATGCAGGCGCGCCATAAAACCAGGCTTCAGTGTTGGAATATGA
- the LOC106312441 gene encoding chlorophyllide a oxygenase, chloroplastic yields the protein MNAAVFASSALSLPISFCKTRSSKLTRKKGLKGELRVEEKKSQWGPLFDVEDPRSKLSPYKGKFLDVNQALEVARFDIQYLDWRARQDLLTIMLLHDKVVDVLNPLARQYKSIGIVKKELAELQEELAKAHQQVHISEARVSTALDKLAHMEELVNDRLLLARNATESDKPSTPTSVQDLDREKTNIGAKSLNVSGPVQPYSPNLKNFWYPVAFTADLKHDTMVPIDCFEQPWVIFRGEDGKPGCVRNTCAHRACPLDLGTVKEGRIQCPYHGWEYSTDGNCTKMPSTKLLNVKIKSIPCLEQDGMIWVWPGDEPPSPTLPSLKPPSGFVIHAELVMDLPVEHGLLLDNLLDLAHAPFTHTSTFAKGWSVPSLVKFLTPSSGLQGYWDPYPIDMEFKPPCIVLSTIGISKPGKLEGKSTKQCETHLHQLHVCLPSSRNKTRLLYRMSLDFAPILKNLPFMEHLWRHFAEQVLNEDLRLVLGQQERMLNGANIWNLPVAYDKLGVRYRLWRNAVDRGDDKLPFSG from the exons ATGAACGCCGCCGTGTTTGCATCTTCTGCCTTATCTCTTCCTATCTCCTTCTGTAAAACTAGATCATCTAAACTCACAAGAAAGAAG GGACTAAAAGGAGAATTGAGGGTTGAGGAGAAGAAGAGTCAGTGGGGACCTCTGTTTGATGTGGAGGACCCGAGATCAAAACTTTCTCCTTATAAAGGCAAGTTCTTGGATGTAAATCAAGCTCTTGAAGTTGCTAGATTCGATATTCAATACCTTGATTGGCGTGCTCGTCAAGATCTTCTTACCATCATGCTCCTCCACGACAAG GTCGTTGATGTACTCAATCCTCTAGCTCGTCAGTACAAGTCCATTGGTATCGTGAAGAAAGAGCTAGCTGAATTGCAGGAAGAACTAGCGAAAGCACACCAACAGGTTCACATATCTGAAGCAAGGGTTTCAACTGCTTTAGACAAGCTAGCTCACATGGAGGAGCTGGTTAATGATAGGTTGTTACTAGCTAGAAATGCGACAGAATCAGATAAACCCTCGACACCAACCTCGGTCCAGGACTTAGATAGGGAAAAAACAAACATCGGTGCAAAAAGCTTGAATGTTTCTGGTCCTGTCCAGCCTTATAGTCCAAACCTTAAGAACTTTTGGTATCCCGTTGCTTTCACTGCAGATCTCAAGCATGATACAATG GTACCAATTGACTGCTTTGAGCAACCATGGGTTATCTTTAGAGGAGAAGATGGCAAACCAGGATGTGTACGGAACACGTGTGCTCATAGAGCGTGTCCTCTTGATCTTGGCACAGTGAAGGAAGGGCGTATCCAATGTCCTTACCATG GATGGGAATACTCAACTGATGGAAACTGTACGAAGATGCCATCTACAAAGCTACTGAATGTGAAGATAAAGTCAATACCTTGTCTTGAACAAGACGGTATGATCTGGGTTTGGCCCGGCGATGAACCACCTTCACCTACACTTCCTTCTTTAAAACCCCCATCAGGGTTTGTAATCCATGCTGAG CTTGTAATGGACCTACCGGTGGAACATGGGTTGCTTCTAGATAATCTCTTGGATCTTGCGCATGCTCCATTTACTCACACGTCTACTTTTGCAAAAGGCTGGAGTGTCCCAAG CTTGGTGAAGTTCCTAACACCATCTTCAGGTCTTCAAGGATACTGGGATCCGTATCCAATCGATATGGAATTTAAACCGCCTTGTATCGTGTTATCGACAATCGGGATCTCAAAACCAGGAAAGCTAGAAGGAAAGAGCACTAAGCAATGTGAAACACATCTTCATCAACTCCATGTTTGTCTACCTTCTTCAAGAAACAAGACAAGGCTTTTGTACCGAATGTCGCTAGACTTTGCTCCTATATTGAAGAATCTTCCTTTCATGGAACATCTCTGGAGACATTTCGCCGAACAG GTCTTAAACGAAGATCTAAGGTTGGTATTAGGACAGCAAGAAAGGATGTTGAATGGTGCAAATATATGGAACTTACCTGTTGCTTATGACAAGCTTGGGGTTCGGTATAGACTATGGAGAAACGCGGTAGATCGTGGCGATGATAAATTACCCTTCTCCGGCTAA